Proteins encoded together in one Micromonospora kangleipakensis window:
- a CDS encoding glutamate ABC transporter substrate-binding protein, whose translation MRMKRVAALAAAATLALGMAACGGDSEEGTGAGSKSFAAGSTMEKLNKAQKIKIGTKFDQPGFGQKGLSGKPEGFDVEIAKIIVKELGIPEDKIEFVETPSKVREDVIVNGTVDLVAATYTINDKRKERIAFAGPYYEAGQNILVKKDDTTITGPDSFKDGTKKVCSVTGSTPAENIKQYVKDVGTQLVLFDTYDKCRDALKGGQVNAVTTDNVILLGYIAKDEASFKLAGDNFTKEPYGIGVKKEDTAFRTFINDTLEKAIADGSWKKAWDGTAGKFGAELGSAPTINRY comes from the coding sequence ATGCGTATGAAGCGCGTAGCGGCGCTCGCGGCGGCCGCCACCCTGGCGCTCGGGATGGCCGCCTGCGGCGGCGACTCCGAGGAGGGCACCGGCGCCGGCAGCAAGTCCTTCGCCGCCGGCAGCACCATGGAGAAGCTCAACAAGGCCCAGAAGATCAAGATCGGCACCAAGTTCGACCAGCCGGGCTTCGGCCAGAAGGGCCTGTCGGGCAAGCCGGAGGGCTTCGACGTCGAGATCGCGAAGATCATCGTCAAGGAGCTCGGCATCCCCGAGGACAAGATCGAGTTCGTGGAGACGCCGTCCAAGGTCCGCGAGGACGTGATCGTCAACGGCACCGTCGACCTCGTCGCGGCGACCTACACGATCAACGACAAGCGCAAGGAGCGCATCGCCTTCGCCGGGCCGTACTACGAGGCCGGCCAGAACATCCTGGTCAAGAAGGACGACACCACCATCACCGGGCCGGACTCCTTCAAGGACGGCACCAAGAAGGTCTGCTCGGTCACCGGCTCGACCCCGGCCGAGAACATCAAGCAGTACGTCAAGGACGTCGGCACCCAGCTGGTGCTCTTCGACACCTACGACAAGTGCCGGGACGCCCTCAAGGGCGGCCAGGTGAACGCGGTCACCACGGACAACGTGATCCTGCTCGGCTACATCGCCAAGGACGAGGCGTCCTTCAAGCTGGCCGGCGACAACTTCACCAAGGAGCCGTACGGCATCGGGGTGAAGAAGGAGGACACCGCGTTCCGCACCTTCATCAACGACACGCTGGAGAAGGCGATCGCCGACGGCAGCTGGAAGAAGGCCTGGGACGGCACCGCCGGCAAGTTCGGCGCGGAGCTGGGCAGCGCCCCGACCATCAACCGCTACTGA
- a CDS encoding amino acid ABC transporter ATP-binding protein, with translation MDDVATGEPLIVLDGVNKYFGPLHVLDDVSLSVGKGEVVVVIGPSGSGKSTLCRAINRLEPINSGTITFDGQPLPAEGKALAKLRSEVGMVFQSFNLFAHKTILENVTLGPVKVRKEKPAAARERALALLDRVGIANQADKYPAQLSGGQQQRAAIARALAMQPKAMLFDEPTSALDPEMVGEVLDVMTSLAREGMTMVVVTHEMGFARHAANRVIFMADGQLVEDAPPAEFFANPRSERARDFLSKILTH, from the coding sequence GTGGACGACGTGGCGACGGGCGAACCGCTCATCGTGCTGGACGGGGTCAACAAGTACTTCGGCCCGCTGCACGTGCTGGACGACGTGTCACTCTCCGTCGGCAAGGGCGAGGTGGTCGTGGTCATCGGCCCCTCGGGCTCCGGCAAGTCGACGCTCTGCCGGGCGATCAACCGACTCGAGCCGATCAACTCCGGCACCATCACCTTCGACGGCCAGCCGCTGCCGGCCGAGGGGAAGGCGCTGGCCAAGCTGCGCAGCGAGGTCGGCATGGTCTTCCAGTCGTTCAACCTCTTCGCGCACAAGACGATCCTGGAGAACGTGACCCTGGGCCCGGTGAAGGTCCGCAAGGAGAAGCCGGCTGCCGCGCGCGAGCGCGCCCTGGCCCTGCTGGACCGGGTCGGCATCGCCAACCAGGCCGACAAGTACCCGGCGCAGCTCTCCGGCGGCCAGCAGCAGCGGGCGGCGATCGCCCGCGCGCTGGCCATGCAGCCCAAGGCGATGCTCTTCGACGAGCCGACCAGCGCGCTGGACCCGGAGATGGTCGGCGAGGTGCTGGACGTGATGACGTCGCTGGCCCGGGAGGGCATGACCATGGTCGTGGTCACCCACGAGATGGGCTTCGCCCGGCACGCGGCCAACCGGGTGATCTTCATGGCCGACGGGCAGCTGGTCGAGGACGCGCCGCCGGCCGAATTCTTCGCGAACCCCCGCAGCGAGCGGGCCAGGGATTTCCTGTCCAAGATCCTCACGCACTAG
- the selD gene encoding selenide, water dikinase SelD has translation MTDAIRLTDYARGGGCACKIPPSELEAMVAGLGPASGTADLLVGLENGDDAAVVRLDERTGLVATADFFTPVVDDAYDWGRIAAANALSDVYAMGGTPLVALNLLCWPREKLPVELAREVLRGGQDVAREAGCHLAGGHSVDDDGPKYGLAVTGVVRPEELITLDAGRAGLPLSLTKPLGVGVLNTRHKATGERFPEAVASMSALNRDAARAAVAAGVRCGTDVTGFGLLGHAAKLARASRLTVAIDAARVPYLPGAREALRDGYVSGGTRRNLDWVTPWTDFGAADEGERLLLADAQTSGGLLVAGEVPGGTVIGELLPRGEHLIRVR, from the coding sequence ATGACCGATGCGATCCGGTTGACCGATTACGCCCGGGGCGGCGGCTGCGCCTGCAAGATCCCACCGAGCGAGCTGGAGGCGATGGTCGCCGGGCTGGGACCGGCGAGCGGCACCGCCGACCTGCTGGTCGGCCTGGAGAACGGCGACGACGCCGCGGTGGTCCGGCTGGACGAGCGGACCGGCCTGGTCGCCACCGCCGACTTCTTCACCCCGGTCGTCGACGACGCGTACGACTGGGGCCGGATCGCCGCCGCCAACGCGCTCTCCGACGTGTACGCGATGGGCGGCACCCCGCTGGTGGCCCTCAACCTGCTCTGCTGGCCGCGGGAGAAGCTGCCGGTGGAGCTGGCCCGGGAGGTGCTGCGCGGCGGCCAGGACGTGGCCCGGGAGGCGGGTTGCCACCTGGCCGGCGGGCACAGCGTCGACGACGACGGCCCGAAGTACGGCCTCGCGGTCACCGGCGTGGTCCGGCCCGAGGAGCTGATCACCCTGGACGCCGGTCGCGCCGGCCTGCCGCTCTCGCTGACCAAGCCGCTCGGCGTGGGGGTGTTGAACACCCGACACAAGGCCACCGGCGAGCGTTTCCCGGAGGCGGTCGCCTCGATGAGCGCGCTGAACCGGGACGCCGCCCGGGCGGCGGTCGCCGCCGGCGTCCGCTGCGGCACCGACGTGACCGGCTTCGGCCTGCTCGGGCACGCCGCCAAGCTGGCCCGGGCGAGCCGGCTGACAGTCGCCATCGACGCGGCCCGGGTGCCGTACCTGCCGGGGGCCCGGGAGGCGCTGCGGGACGGGTACGTCAGCGGCGGCACCCGCCGCAACCTGGACTGGGTGACCCCGTGGACGGACTTCGGCGCCGCCGACGAGGGGGAGCGGCTGCTGCTGGCCGACGCGCAGACCTCCGGTGGCCTGCTGGTCGCCGGCGAGGTGCCCGGCGGCACGGTGATCGGCGAGCTGCTGCCTCGGGGCGAGCACCTGATCCGGGTCCGCTGA
- a CDS encoding DUF2277 family protein: MCRSIKTLREPYVPVVTEEDVRAAALQYVRKISGFRTPAAHNAAAFDAAVDAVAAATATLLDQLVVRGQQPTARA, translated from the coding sequence GTGTGCCGGAGCATCAAGACCCTGCGTGAGCCGTACGTCCCGGTGGTCACCGAGGAGGACGTCCGCGCGGCGGCGTTGCAGTACGTCCGGAAGATCTCGGGCTTCCGGACGCCCGCCGCCCACAACGCGGCCGCTTTCGACGCCGCGGTGGACGCCGTGGCCGCCGCGACCGCGACGCTGCTCGACCAGCTGGTGGTGCGCGGCCAGCAGCCGACGGCCCGCGCCTGA
- the miaB gene encoding tRNA (N6-isopentenyl adenosine(37)-C2)-methylthiotransferase MiaB produces the protein MTTAAVGSPRTYQVRTYGCQMNVHDSERISGLLEQAGYVRAAEADDNPDVVVFNTCAVRENADNRLYGNLGHLRPVKDKHPGMQIAVGGCLAQKDRGEIVRKAPWVDVVFGTHNIGSLPVLLERARHNAAAEVEILESLDVFPSTLPTRRESTYAGWVSISVGCNNTCTFCIVPSLRGKEKDRRPGDILSEVRALVDEGVLEVTLLGQNVNSYGVEFGDRYAFGKLLRACGDIEGLERVRFTSPHPKDFTDDVIAAMAETPNVCHSLHMPLQSGSDDVLRAMRRSYRSEKYLGIIEKVRAAMPDAAITTDIIVGFPGETDADFERTLDVVRAARFSSAFTFQYSKRPGTPAATMDGQLPKQVVQERYERLIATVEEITWAENRKLVGETVEVLVAVGEGRKDERTGRMSGRARDGRLVHFDAGSLAGQIRPGDIVHTTVTYAAPHHLNADGEPLSHRRTRAGDAAEAGRSPRTPGVLLGLPTIGAPAAAPAPTTGCAAH, from the coding sequence ATGACTACCGCAGCCGTGGGCAGCCCGCGCACCTACCAGGTGCGAACGTACGGCTGCCAGATGAACGTGCACGACTCCGAGCGCATCTCCGGCCTGCTCGAACAGGCCGGCTACGTGCGCGCCGCCGAGGCCGACGATAACCCCGACGTGGTGGTGTTCAACACCTGCGCCGTCCGGGAGAACGCCGACAACCGGCTCTACGGCAACCTGGGTCATCTGCGCCCCGTGAAGGACAAGCACCCCGGGATGCAGATCGCCGTCGGCGGCTGCCTGGCCCAGAAGGACCGCGGCGAGATCGTCCGCAAGGCCCCCTGGGTGGACGTGGTCTTCGGCACGCACAACATCGGCTCGCTGCCGGTGCTGCTGGAGCGGGCCCGGCACAACGCCGCCGCCGAGGTGGAGATCCTCGAATCCCTCGACGTCTTCCCCTCCACGCTGCCGACCCGGCGCGAGTCGACGTACGCCGGCTGGGTGTCGATCTCGGTGGGCTGCAACAACACCTGCACGTTCTGCATCGTGCCCTCCCTGCGCGGCAAGGAGAAGGACCGCCGCCCCGGCGACATCCTCTCCGAGGTGCGCGCCCTGGTCGACGAGGGCGTGCTGGAGGTGACCCTGCTTGGGCAGAACGTCAACTCCTACGGCGTCGAGTTCGGTGACCGGTACGCCTTCGGGAAGCTGCTGCGCGCCTGCGGCGACATCGAGGGGCTGGAGCGGGTCCGGTTCACCAGCCCGCACCCGAAGGACTTCACCGACGACGTGATCGCCGCGATGGCCGAGACGCCGAACGTCTGCCACTCGCTGCACATGCCGCTGCAGTCCGGCTCCGACGACGTGCTGCGCGCGATGCGCCGGTCGTACCGGTCGGAGAAGTACCTGGGCATCATCGAGAAGGTCCGGGCCGCGATGCCGGACGCGGCGATCACCACCGACATCATCGTCGGCTTCCCCGGCGAGACCGACGCCGACTTCGAGCGGACCCTCGACGTGGTCCGGGCGGCCCGCTTCTCCTCGGCCTTCACCTTCCAGTACTCCAAGCGCCCCGGCACCCCCGCCGCGACGATGGACGGCCAGCTCCCCAAGCAGGTCGTGCAGGAACGCTACGAGCGGTTGATCGCCACGGTGGAGGAGATCACCTGGGCGGAGAACCGGAAGCTGGTGGGGGAGACCGTCGAGGTGCTGGTCGCCGTCGGCGAGGGGCGCAAGGACGAGCGCACCGGCCGGATGTCCGGCCGCGCCCGCGACGGCCGGCTGGTGCACTTCGACGCGGGCTCCCTCGCGGGGCAGATCCGGCCGGGCGACATCGTGCACACCACCGTCACGTACGCCGCCCCGCACCACCTCAACGCCGACGGCGAGCCGCTGTCGCACCGGCGCACCCGGGCCGGCGACGCCGCCGAGGCCGGCCGCTCCCCGCGTACCCCCGGAGTGCTGCTCGGCCTGCCCACGATCGGCGCGCCGGCCGCGGCACCCGCGCCGACCACCGGCTGCGCCGCGCACTGA
- a CDS encoding DUF349 domain-containing protein, whose amino-acid sequence MSDWTAFGRVDADGTVYVKTAEGERVVGSWQAGAPEEGLAHFARRFADLVTEVDLTEARLNSGAADAGGSLTTIRRIRASLAEAHVVGDIDALAARLDKLAEVAEAKAGEAKAARDAARGAALARKTALVEEAEKLAAESTGWKTAGDRLKEILDEWKTIRGVDKKTDGELWKRFAAARDGFTRRRGAHFASLDQQRKQAQTVKEELVAEAEKLKESTDWAVTANQLKDLMTQWKAAPRASKEAEQKLWERFRAAQDEFFSRRSEVFSARDNEQRANLERKQALLTEAEALNVDADPKGAQAKLREIQAQWHEAGRVPREAAAGLERRLRAIDDKVREVMDSAWRRTTKEDNPLLAQMRAQVAEAEDRLSRAQAAGDARRIKEAEQALASKRQFLQLAEQAG is encoded by the coding sequence ATGAGCGACTGGACTGCCTTCGGACGGGTGGACGCGGACGGCACCGTGTACGTCAAGACCGCCGAGGGCGAGCGGGTGGTCGGATCCTGGCAGGCGGGGGCCCCGGAGGAGGGGCTGGCCCACTTCGCCCGACGCTTCGCCGACCTGGTGACCGAGGTGGACCTGACCGAGGCCCGGCTCAACTCCGGCGCCGCGGACGCCGGCGGGTCGCTGACGACGATCCGGCGGATCCGCGCCTCACTGGCCGAGGCGCACGTGGTCGGTGACATCGACGCGCTGGCCGCCCGGCTCGACAAGCTCGCCGAGGTGGCCGAGGCGAAGGCCGGCGAGGCGAAGGCCGCCCGGGACGCCGCTCGGGGCGCGGCCCTCGCGCGCAAGACCGCCCTGGTCGAGGAGGCCGAGAAGCTGGCCGCCGAGTCGACCGGCTGGAAGACCGCCGGGGACCGGCTCAAGGAGATCCTCGACGAGTGGAAGACCATCCGCGGCGTCGACAAGAAGACCGACGGTGAGCTGTGGAAGCGGTTCGCCGCCGCCCGGGACGGCTTCACCCGCCGTCGGGGCGCCCACTTCGCCTCCCTCGACCAGCAGCGCAAGCAGGCGCAGACGGTCAAGGAGGAGCTGGTCGCCGAGGCGGAGAAGCTGAAGGAGTCCACGGACTGGGCGGTCACCGCCAACCAGCTCAAGGACCTGATGACCCAGTGGAAGGCCGCGCCGCGGGCGTCCAAGGAGGCCGAGCAGAAGCTCTGGGAACGGTTCCGGGCGGCGCAGGACGAGTTCTTCAGCCGGCGCAGCGAGGTCTTCTCGGCGCGGGACAACGAGCAGCGCGCCAACCTGGAGCGCAAGCAGGCCCTGCTCACGGAGGCCGAGGCCCTCAACGTGGACGCCGACCCGAAGGGCGCCCAGGCGAAGCTGCGGGAGATCCAGGCGCAGTGGCACGAGGCCGGCCGGGTGCCGCGGGAGGCCGCCGCCGGGCTGGAGCGCCGGCTGCGCGCGATCGACGACAAGGTCCGCGAGGTCATGGACTCGGCGTGGCGCCGTACCACCAAGGAGGACAACCCGCTGCTCGCGCAGATGCGGGCGCAGGTCGCCGAGGCCGAGGATCGGCTGTCCCGGGCCCAGGCCGCCGGTGACGCGCGCCGGATCAAGGAGGCCGAGCAGGCGCTCGCCTCAAAGCGGCAGTTCCTCCAGCTGGCCGAGCAGGCCGGCTGA
- a CDS encoding class III extradiol dioxygenase subunit B-like domain-containing protein, with protein sequence MTGSARGRTGGSRYGEGVPLVVAAVCPHPPLIVPELAGAAAPELDDLRAAAAGAVTRLLAAGPDCVVVLGSGPTTGWIIPPAAGSLRPWGLDLTVPLGPALPDGEAVLPLSLTIGAWLLHQHRVGVRVVGAQVGPEAAVGELGGFAGQVHEYRPRVALLVMGDGSACRGRQAPGYDDPRAEAYDEGVAKALADADPDALLGLDPALSAELKVAGWAPWQVLAGAVRAVGGDWRGELSYAAAPYGVSYFVANWAPA encoded by the coding sequence ATGACCGGATCGGCGCGGGGACGCACCGGGGGATCCCGCTACGGTGAGGGCGTGCCTCTGGTCGTCGCCGCCGTCTGCCCCCACCCGCCGCTGATCGTGCCCGAGCTGGCCGGCGCCGCCGCGCCCGAGCTGGACGACCTCCGCGCCGCCGCCGCCGGGGCCGTCACCCGGCTCCTCGCCGCCGGACCGGACTGCGTGGTCGTGCTGGGCTCCGGCCCGACGACGGGCTGGATCATCCCGCCCGCCGCCGGCTCGCTGCGCCCCTGGGGTCTCGACCTGACCGTCCCGCTCGGGCCGGCGCTGCCCGACGGCGAGGCGGTGCTGCCGCTGAGCCTCACCATCGGGGCGTGGCTGCTCCACCAGCACCGGGTCGGTGTGCGCGTGGTCGGCGCACAGGTCGGCCCGGAGGCGGCCGTCGGGGAGCTGGGCGGCTTCGCCGGCCAGGTGCACGAGTACCGCCCCCGGGTGGCGCTGCTGGTGATGGGGGACGGGTCGGCGTGCCGGGGGCGGCAGGCGCCCGGCTACGACGACCCGCGCGCCGAGGCGTACGACGAGGGGGTGGCCAAGGCCCTGGCCGACGCGGACCCCGACGCTCTGCTCGGCCTGGACCCGGCGCTGTCGGCGGAGCTGAAGGTCGCCGGGTGGGCGCCCTGGCAGGTGCTGGCCGGTGCGGTCCGCGCGGTGGGCGGCGACTGGCGCGGCGAGCTGAGCTACGCCGCGGCGCCCTACGGCGTCTCCTACTTCGTGGCGAACTGGGCACCGGCGTGA
- the miaA gene encoding tRNA (adenosine(37)-N6)-dimethylallyltransferase MiaA translates to MGTGVRGTVVAVVGPTAAGKSALSIALAHALDGEVVNADSMQLYRGMDIGTAKLTPAEREGVPHHLLDIWAVTEPASVAEYQRLARTAVDDILARGKVPLLVGGSGLYVRAVLEQFEFPGTDPAVRARLEAELAAVGPAPLYARLTEADPAAAAGILPGNGRRIVRALEVIELTGAPFTASLPEPTPYYPSVQLGVDLDTALLDERIALRVDRMWADGLVAETQTLVGQGLPEGRTASRALGYQQVLRFLAGELTEVEAHDETIRATRRFVRRQRSWFRRDPRIHWLDSASPAFVETALRLVADHRG, encoded by the coding sequence CTGGGCACCGGCGTGAGGGGCACGGTCGTGGCCGTGGTCGGGCCGACCGCGGCCGGCAAGTCGGCGCTGAGCATCGCCCTGGCGCACGCGCTCGACGGCGAGGTGGTCAACGCCGACTCGATGCAGCTCTACCGGGGCATGGACATCGGCACCGCGAAGCTGACCCCGGCCGAGCGGGAGGGCGTGCCGCACCACCTGCTGGACATCTGGGCGGTGACCGAACCGGCCAGCGTCGCCGAGTACCAGCGGCTGGCCCGCACGGCGGTCGACGACATCCTCGCCCGGGGGAAGGTGCCGCTGCTGGTCGGCGGGTCGGGGCTGTACGTGCGGGCGGTGCTGGAGCAGTTCGAGTTCCCCGGCACCGACCCGGCGGTGCGGGCCCGGCTGGAGGCGGAGCTGGCGGCGGTCGGCCCGGCCCCGCTGTACGCCCGGCTGACCGAGGCCGACCCGGCCGCGGCGGCCGGCATCCTCCCCGGCAACGGCCGGCGGATCGTCCGCGCCCTGGAGGTGATCGAGCTGACCGGCGCCCCGTTCACCGCCTCGCTGCCCGAGCCGACGCCGTACTACCCCTCCGTGCAGCTCGGCGTCGACCTGGACACCGCCCTGCTGGACGAGCGGATCGCGCTGCGGGTGGACCGGATGTGGGCCGACGGCCTGGTGGCCGAGACCCAGACGCTGGTCGGGCAGGGCCTGCCCGAGGGGCGTACGGCCAGCCGGGCGCTCGGCTACCAGCAGGTGCTGCGGTTCCTCGCCGGGGAGCTGACCGAGGTCGAGGCGCACGACGAGACCATCCGGGCCACCCGCCGCTTCGTCCGGCGGCAGCGGTCCTGGTTCCGGCGCGACCCGCGCATCCACTGGCTGGACTCGGCGTCACCGGCGTTTGTCGAGACTGCGCTGCGGCTGGTCGCCGACCATCGGGGATGA
- the dapF gene encoding diaminopimelate epimerase has protein sequence MEFTKGHGTGNDFVILPDPDGALDLSPGLVAAICDRRRGVGADGVLRVVRAAKHPEGAALAGDAEWFMDYWNSDGSFAEMCGNGARVFVRYLLETGLATPSGAALPVATRAGVVRARVEGEAIAVEMRRPLLYATATATLGGLTLPGAAVDVGNPHLVCALPAGLDLAGLDLTRAPDVDPAVFPAGVNVEFTVPGEPVGGTAGHVLMRVYERGSTETLSCGTGACAVAAVALRDTGLETGTVAVDVPGGRLTVTVTEDSCWLSGPAVLVATGELIPGALLG, from the coding sequence GTGGAGTTCACCAAGGGCCACGGCACCGGCAACGACTTCGTGATCCTGCCCGACCCGGATGGCGCGCTCGACCTCAGCCCGGGGCTGGTCGCGGCGATCTGCGACCGGCGGCGCGGGGTCGGCGCGGACGGCGTGCTGCGCGTCGTACGGGCCGCCAAGCACCCGGAGGGCGCCGCCCTGGCGGGCGACGCCGAGTGGTTCATGGACTACTGGAACTCCGACGGCTCGTTCGCCGAGATGTGCGGCAACGGGGCCCGGGTCTTCGTCCGGTACCTGCTGGAGACCGGCCTGGCCACGCCGTCCGGCGCGGCGCTGCCGGTGGCCACCCGGGCCGGCGTCGTGCGCGCGCGGGTCGAGGGCGAGGCCATCGCCGTGGAGATGCGCCGCCCCCTGCTGTACGCCACCGCCACCGCCACCCTGGGCGGGCTGACCCTGCCCGGCGCCGCGGTGGACGTCGGCAACCCGCACCTGGTCTGCGCCCTGCCGGCGGGGCTGGACCTGGCGGGTCTCGACCTGACCCGCGCGCCGGACGTCGACCCGGCCGTCTTCCCGGCCGGGGTGAACGTCGAGTTCACCGTCCCGGGGGAGCCGGTGGGCGGCACCGCCGGGCACGTGCTGATGCGGGTCTACGAGCGCGGCTCGACGGAGACGCTCTCCTGCGGCACGGGCGCCTGCGCGGTGGCGGCGGTGGCTCTGCGGGACACCGGCCTGGAGACCGGCACGGTCGCGGTCGACGTGCCCGGCGGACGCCTCACCGTCACGGTGACCGAGGACTCCTGCTGGCTGTCGGGCCCGGCGGTCCTGGTCGCCACCGGCGAGCTCATCCCGGGCGCCCTGCTCGGCTGA
- a CDS encoding NAD-dependent malic enzyme, whose protein sequence is MAITRLPSAGFSITIRIAVTADASSIGRLTTAVGEAGAIVTALDVVDSDPTSVIVDLTCDTADASHADQVVDALTALDGVDVRKVSDRTFLLHLGGKIEVNSKVSLRTRDDLSRAYTPGVARVCMAIAENPADARRLTIKRNTVAVVSDGSAVLGLGNLGPAASLPVMEGKAALFKRFGGVDAWPVVLDTQDTDEIVAIVKAIAPAYGGINLEDIAAPRCFEIEARLREALDIPVFHDDQHGTAICVLAALTNALRVVGKQLADVRVVVSGAGAAGTAIIKLLLRQGVGDIIAYDRQGALHRGLPDLNPAWQWLAEHTNKESYSGDLPGAIRGADVFIGVSAPNLLTGDDIATMAKDAIVFALANPDPEVDPREARKHAAVVATGRSDQPNQINNVLAFPGVFRGMLDAHAEEFTEEMAIAAARAIADVVGEEKINPTVIVPSVFDSRVAPAVAAAVRAAAQHPATTPPPAADPGPADLPEIAANASATP, encoded by the coding sequence GTGGCCATCACCCGACTTCCGAGTGCGGGATTCTCGATCACTATCCGGATCGCGGTGACCGCGGACGCCTCCTCGATCGGCCGACTGACCACCGCGGTGGGCGAGGCCGGCGCGATCGTCACCGCGCTCGACGTGGTCGACTCCGATCCGACCAGCGTGATCGTCGACCTCACCTGCGACACCGCCGACGCCAGCCACGCCGACCAGGTGGTCGACGCGCTGACCGCGCTCGACGGGGTGGACGTCCGCAAGGTCTCCGACCGGACGTTCCTGCTGCACCTGGGCGGCAAGATCGAGGTCAACTCCAAGGTCTCGCTGCGCACCCGCGACGACCTGTCCCGCGCGTACACCCCGGGCGTGGCCCGGGTCTGCATGGCGATCGCCGAGAACCCGGCCGACGCCCGCCGGCTGACCATCAAGCGCAACACGGTCGCCGTGGTCAGTGACGGCTCGGCCGTGCTCGGCCTGGGCAACCTCGGGCCGGCCGCGTCGCTGCCGGTGATGGAGGGCAAGGCGGCGCTGTTCAAGCGCTTCGGCGGGGTGGACGCCTGGCCGGTGGTGCTGGACACCCAGGACACCGACGAGATCGTGGCGATCGTCAAGGCGATCGCACCTGCGTACGGCGGGATCAACCTGGAGGACATCGCCGCGCCGCGCTGCTTCGAGATCGAGGCCCGGCTGCGCGAGGCGCTGGACATCCCGGTCTTCCACGACGACCAGCACGGCACCGCGATCTGCGTGCTGGCCGCGCTGACCAACGCGCTGCGCGTCGTGGGCAAGCAGCTCGCGGACGTCCGGGTCGTGGTCTCCGGGGCCGGCGCGGCCGGCACCGCGATCATCAAGCTGCTGCTGCGCCAGGGCGTGGGCGACATCATCGCCTACGACCGGCAGGGCGCCCTGCACCGCGGCCTGCCCGACCTCAACCCGGCCTGGCAGTGGCTGGCGGAGCACACCAACAAGGAGAGCTACTCCGGCGACCTGCCGGGGGCAATCCGGGGCGCGGACGTCTTCATCGGGGTCAGCGCGCCGAACCTGCTCACCGGCGACGACATCGCCACGATGGCCAAGGACGCGATCGTCTTCGCGCTGGCCAACCCGGACCCGGAGGTCGACCCGCGGGAGGCGCGCAAGCACGCCGCGGTGGTCGCCACCGGCCGCTCCGACCAGCCGAACCAGATCAACAACGTGCTCGCCTTCCCGGGCGTCTTCCGCGGCATGCTGGACGCGCACGCCGAGGAGTTCACCGAGGAGATGGCGATCGCGGCGGCCCGGGCCATCGCGGACGTGGTCGGCGAGGAAAAGATCAACCCGACGGTGATCGTGCCGAGCGTCTTCGACTCGCGGGTGGCCCCGGCGGTCGCCGCCGCGGTCCGCGCCGCCGCCCAGCACCCGGCGACCACCCCGCCCCCGGCCGCCGACCCGGGCCCGGCCGACCTCCCGGAGATCGCCGCCAACGCCAGCGCCACCCCCTGA